A stretch of Salvelinus alpinus chromosome 4, SLU_Salpinus.1, whole genome shotgun sequence DNA encodes these proteins:
- the LOC139574328 gene encoding GTP-binding nuclear protein Ran: protein MAEGEPQVQFKLVLVGDGGTGKTTFVKRHLTGEFEKKYVATLGVEVHPLVFHTNRGAIKYNVWDTAGQEKFGGLRDGYYIQAQCAIIMFDVTSRVTYKNVPNWHRDLVRVCENIPIVLCGNKVDIKDRKVKAKSIVFHRKKNLQYYDISAKSNYNFEKPFLWLARKLIGDPNLEFVAMPALAPPEILMDPSLAAQYEHDLKVASETALPDEDDDL, encoded by the exons ATGGCAGAAGGCGAGCCACAGGTCCAGTTCAAG cTTGTGTTGGTTGGCGATGGAGGAACGGGAAAGACCACTTTCGTCAAAAGACATTTGACAGGAGAGTTTGAGAAGAAATATGTTG CCACTCTGGGAGTGGAGGTGCACCCGCTGGTCTTCCACACTAACAGAGGGGCCATCAAATACAACGTGTGGGACACAGCCGGGCAGGAGAAGTTTGGAGGGCTCAGAGACGGCTACTACATCCAAG CACAGTGTGCGATCATCATGTTTGACGTCACGTCTCGAGTCACCTACAAGAACGTACCCAACTGGCATCGTGACCTGGTGCGTGTCTGTGAGAACATTCCCATAGTCCTCTGCGGCAACAAGGTGGACATCAAAGACCGGAAAGTCAAAGCCAAGAGCATCGTATTCCATCGCAAGAAGAACCTCCAG taCTATGACATCTCTGCTAAGAGTAATTACAACTTTGAGAAGCCCTTCCTGTGGCTAGCACGGAAGCTGATTGGAGACCCCAACCTGGAGTTTGTGGCCATGCCCGCCCTCGCCCCCCCAGAGATCCTCATGGACCCCTCCCTCGCCGCGCAGTACGAGCACGACCTCAAA GTTGCATCAGAAACAGCGCTCCCAGATGAAGATGATGACCTTTAA